From Styela clava chromosome 6, kaStyClav1.hap1.2, whole genome shotgun sequence, one genomic window encodes:
- the LOC120331873 gene encoding uncharacterized protein C22orf15-like has translation MSTQLFISVRYGENRQELFNPHCKSQLLLDCIREKCHCREGEILDLVDENGNVAMISDADNSTEYASQFLEGRKNYVLIRIIKSLSGKEPNRYEALLQNIERHHPDLAERLERMSKPAQLTTAKDKKFQSAKKRGTLSHIKAKSPKRNSVVK, from the exons ATGTCAACTCAATTGTTCATTTCCGTCAGATATGGAG aaaacaGACAAGAACTTTTTAACCCACATTGCAAAAGTCAGTTATTATTGGATTGTATTCGAGAAAAATGTCACTGCAGAGAGGGAG AAATTCTCGATCTTGTCGACGAAAATGGAAATGTTGCTATGATTTCTGATGCAGATAATTCAACAGAATACGCAAGTCAATTCTTAGAAGGACGAAAAAATTACGTCTTGATAAGAATTATAA AGTCGTTATCCGGAAAAGAACCCAACAGATATGAGGCATTGTTACAGAACATTGAGAGGCATCATCCAGATTTAGCTGAACGACTTGAAAGAATGTCAAAACCGGCACAGTTGACTACAGCAAAAGACAAGAAATTCCAAAGTGCCAAAAAACGAGGAACGTTAAGTCACATCAAAGCAAAATCTCCCAAACGAAACTCTGTTGTGAAATAA